One genomic segment of Prochlorococcus marinus str. MIT 0919 includes these proteins:
- a CDS encoding adenosine kinase: MKKGDKTLKKQFDVVGIGNSIVDILVHSTDTFLEQNSLTKGSMTLVDQSKAEELYLVSGPGLESSGGSAANTIAGLAQLGIEAGFIGRVKNDDLGKIFTHDICSTGANYQTPPIDIGPSTARCLILITPDAQRTMCTYLGASVFLNPQDIDLSLVKQAKVLYLEGYLWDHPEAKKAFITSAKECKSSGGKIALSLSDAFCVERHRESFQELISNYIDIIFANEGEIISLYKSKGLDEAKSIINKHCDISVLTMGENGSIIISGGNCFTIKPYRMGEVIDTTGAGDLYASGFLYGYSLGKSLDICGQIGSICAGHIVTQVGTRSQIDLKKLVNNYLDET, from the coding sequence TTGAAAAAAGGAGACAAGACACTCAAAAAGCAATTTGATGTTGTAGGGATAGGGAATTCAATTGTAGATATTCTTGTACATTCAACAGACACTTTTTTAGAACAGAATTCATTGACTAAAGGTTCCATGACCCTAGTTGATCAGAGCAAAGCAGAAGAACTATACCTAGTAAGCGGACCTGGTCTGGAAAGCTCTGGAGGCTCTGCTGCAAATACAATTGCAGGACTAGCACAACTAGGAATTGAAGCAGGCTTTATAGGACGAGTAAAAAATGATGATCTTGGGAAAATATTTACACATGATATATGTTCAACAGGTGCTAATTACCAGACTCCTCCAATTGATATAGGACCATCAACTGCAAGGTGCTTAATACTTATAACGCCTGATGCACAGAGAACTATGTGCACTTACTTAGGTGCTTCAGTTTTTCTCAATCCTCAAGATATAGATCTATCTTTAGTAAAACAAGCAAAAGTTCTATATCTAGAAGGTTATTTGTGGGATCATCCTGAAGCCAAAAAAGCTTTTATAACTTCTGCAAAGGAATGCAAATCTTCAGGAGGTAAAATTGCTCTTTCTCTCTCAGATGCATTTTGCGTTGAACGACACAGAGAAAGCTTTCAAGAATTAATTAGTAATTATATAGATATAATATTTGCCAATGAAGGTGAAATAATTTCACTATACAAAAGCAAAGGCCTAGATGAAGCTAAAAGCATTATCAATAAGCATTGTGATATATCAGTCCTAACGATGGGAGAGAATGGTTCTATTATAATTTCAGGTGGAAATTGTTTCACAATTAAACCATATAGAATGGGAGAAGTAATTGATACGACTGGTGCTGGTGATCTTTACGCAAGTGGCTTTCTTTATGGTTACTCTCTCGGAAAAAGTCTAGACATATGTGGGCAAATAGGCTCAATCTGCGCTGGCCATATAGTTACACAAGTCGGCACCAGGTCTCAAATTGACCTTAAAAAGCTAGTTAATAATTATTTAGATGAAACATAA
- a CDS encoding proline--tRNA ligase has protein sequence MRVSRLMLVTLRDVPADADIISHQLLLRGGFIKRATSGIYAYMPLMWKTLQKITRIIQEELNSKGCLEVLLPQLHPAELWKQTGRWQSYTQGEGIMFNLKDRQGRELGLGPTHEEIITKLVGETVNSYKQLPINLYQIQTKFRDEIRPRFGLMRSREFIMKDGYSFHSSEEDLQSTYEEMKDAYKNIFSRCGIETVPVEADSGAIGGAASQEYMVTADAGEDLILISSDGRYSANQEKAVSIPKQAKALETGKMSLIETKDKMTIDALCEGESFNSDQVIKVIVMLATLEDLEKQPILVSIRGDQELNEVKLINFISKHTQKNVLKISSISREDLKLQGLKDLPFGSIGPDLKDSFLSNSSGWEKQFIRVSDQTASELKSFVCGANELHKHKIFCTWELLGGTPQIADIRKAQPGDNCCHNRKEVLLEKRGIEVGHIFQLGRKYSLALEKGFTNEGGGLEPFWMGCYGIGVSRLAQASVEQNHDESGIIWPLSISPFDVIVVIANIQDEGQRNLGELIYNKLKENGIDVLIDDRKERAGVKFKDADLIGIPWRLVVGRDAPSGQVELFKRSNRNVSILNFEDAVKMLIEKIFKEKSP, from the coding sequence ATGCGCGTCTCCCGCCTAATGCTGGTGACGCTGCGGGATGTTCCCGCCGACGCCGATATAATTTCTCATCAATTGCTTCTTCGAGGAGGCTTCATAAAACGTGCAACATCTGGGATATATGCATACATGCCTCTAATGTGGAAAACTCTGCAAAAGATTACCAGAATTATTCAAGAAGAACTTAATTCTAAAGGTTGCTTAGAAGTACTTTTGCCTCAACTTCATCCTGCAGAATTATGGAAACAAACTGGAAGATGGCAGAGTTATACTCAAGGAGAAGGTATTATGTTTAATTTAAAAGATAGACAAGGAAGAGAGCTTGGCTTAGGACCTACTCATGAAGAAATCATTACAAAACTAGTTGGAGAAACAGTAAATTCTTATAAGCAACTACCTATAAACCTATATCAAATACAAACAAAATTTAGAGATGAAATTCGCCCAAGATTTGGATTGATGAGAAGTAGGGAATTTATCATGAAAGATGGATACTCTTTCCACTCAAGCGAAGAAGACCTTCAGTCAACCTATGAAGAGATGAAAGATGCTTATAAAAATATTTTTTCTCGATGTGGGATTGAAACTGTTCCAGTAGAGGCAGATAGCGGAGCAATAGGTGGAGCAGCATCACAAGAGTATATGGTTACAGCAGATGCCGGTGAGGATTTAATTTTAATTAGTTCAGATGGAAGATACTCTGCAAATCAAGAGAAAGCCGTTTCTATTCCCAAACAAGCAAAGGCTTTAGAAACAGGCAAAATGTCTTTAATAGAAACAAAAGATAAAATGACAATAGATGCATTATGTGAAGGGGAATCTTTTAACTCGGACCAAGTAATAAAAGTCATTGTAATGTTAGCAACTCTCGAAGATTTAGAGAAACAGCCAATTCTTGTAAGTATTAGGGGAGATCAAGAACTGAATGAAGTTAAGCTCATTAACTTTATTAGTAAACATACTCAGAAAAACGTATTAAAGATAAGCTCAATTTCAAGAGAAGATTTAAAATTGCAGGGGTTAAAAGATTTACCTTTTGGTTCAATAGGTCCTGATTTAAAAGATTCTTTTTTATCTAATTCTTCGGGTTGGGAGAAACAATTCATAAGAGTATCAGATCAAACTGCTTCAGAATTAAAAAGTTTTGTATGTGGAGCAAATGAGCTTCATAAACATAAAATTTTCTGCACTTGGGAGCTACTTGGAGGCACTCCACAGATCGCAGATATTAGGAAAGCGCAGCCTGGCGATAATTGCTGTCATAACAGAAAAGAAGTTTTATTAGAGAAAAGAGGAATTGAAGTAGGTCATATTTTTCAACTAGGAAGAAAGTACTCCTTGGCACTAGAAAAAGGCTTTACCAATGAAGGAGGAGGTTTAGAACCTTTCTGGATGGGATGCTATGGGATTGGTGTTTCCAGACTTGCACAAGCTTCAGTTGAGCAAAACCATGATGAATCAGGAATAATTTGGCCGCTAAGCATCTCTCCTTTTGATGTAATTGTTGTAATAGCTAATATTCAAGATGAGGGTCAAAGAAACCTTGGAGAACTCATTTATAACAAGTTAAAAGAAAACGGCATTGATGTTCTTATTGATGACAGGAAGGAGAGAGCTGGCGTAAAATTTAAAGACGCAGATCTAATTGGAATTCCTTGGAGACTGGTTGTAGGTAGAGATGCTCCATCCGGACAAGTAGAGCTCTTTAAGAGATCTAATAGGAATGTATCTATTCTGAATTTTGAAGATGCTGTGAAAATGTTAATAGAAAAGATATTCAAGGAGAAGTCTCCATAA
- a CDS encoding DUF2854 domain-containing protein — translation MNKSISPASLISILGALLTVIGLSSYFSNAANLSVPTFFYGVPILLIGLALKNSELSPANCKNSSKELTLLKTKVPQEFQDLIDDVTRWRYGQRAHLESSLQVLKLWDELKPPQLKEIAILDKGTRSGIQMKFEVNGVPIEKWEEKKDRLGRFFAKNFEATLISCGTGQLELTLLPSQKPGDGLTKDDI, via the coding sequence ATGAATAAATCAATTTCTCCAGCAAGTCTAATTTCTATTTTAGGAGCCTTGTTAACTGTTATAGGACTAAGTTCTTACTTCAGCAATGCCGCTAATCTGAGTGTACCAACCTTTTTTTATGGCGTACCTATTCTTCTTATTGGACTGGCTTTAAAGAATTCTGAATTATCCCCTGCAAATTGCAAGAATTCATCAAAGGAATTAACACTGCTCAAAACAAAAGTTCCTCAAGAGTTCCAAGATCTAATTGATGATGTAACTAGATGGCGATATGGGCAAAGAGCACATCTTGAATCTTCTCTTCAAGTACTTAAACTGTGGGACGAATTGAAGCCTCCGCAACTCAAAGAAATAGCTATTCTTGATAAAGGAACAAGATCTGGGATTCAAATGAAATTCGAAGTTAATGGAGTCCCGATAGAAAAGTGGGAGGAGAAAAAAGATCGATTAGGTAGATTTTTCGCAAAAAATTTCGAAGCAACCTTAATCAGCTGCGGTACAGGACAACTAGAATTAACGCTACTGCCTAGTCAAAAACCTGGAGATGGTCTAACAAAAGACGACATTTAA
- the argB gene encoding acetylglutamate kinase, which translates to MDNKNSENQFNSAHLGNDAIRVSVLSEALPYIQKFAGRRIVIKYGGAAMSSEKLKKAVFRDIALLSSVGAQLVIIHGGGPEINQWLQNFGINSEFRNGLRVTDRQTMDIVEMVLVGRVNKQIVNGINQLGSLSVGLCGIDGGLIEARKLGDGSHGLVGEVAKVNTDVIEPLLAKGYIPVISSVASSSQGESLNINADTVAGEIAAALGAEKLILLTDTLGVLKDQDNPSSLIRCIRLNEARKLIETNVVTGGMVPKTNCCIRALAQGVSAAHIIDGRIPHALLLEIFTDAGIGTMITGRG; encoded by the coding sequence GTGGACAACAAAAATTCTGAAAATCAATTTAACTCAGCTCATTTAGGAAATGATGCAATAAGAGTGTCTGTTCTAAGCGAAGCTCTTCCATATATCCAGAAGTTTGCAGGACGTCGAATTGTAATCAAATATGGAGGCGCAGCAATGTCAAGTGAAAAATTAAAAAAAGCGGTTTTCAGAGATATTGCATTACTTTCAAGTGTTGGAGCCCAACTAGTGATTATTCATGGTGGAGGGCCTGAAATTAATCAATGGCTACAAAATTTCGGAATTAATAGTGAGTTTCGAAATGGATTGAGAGTTACTGATAGGCAAACAATGGACATTGTCGAAATGGTTCTTGTTGGAAGAGTTAATAAGCAGATTGTTAATGGAATCAATCAATTGGGTTCACTATCTGTAGGCCTATGTGGGATTGATGGCGGCCTTATAGAAGCCAGGAAGCTAGGGGATGGCAGTCATGGATTAGTTGGAGAAGTCGCGAAAGTAAACACTGATGTTATTGAACCACTTTTAGCGAAAGGCTACATACCTGTAATTTCTAGTGTGGCCTCATCATCGCAAGGAGAATCTTTAAACATTAACGCTGATACTGTTGCAGGAGAAATTGCAGCAGCATTAGGAGCGGAAAAGCTCATTTTACTTACTGACACGCTTGGCGTGCTTAAAGACCAAGACAATCCCTCTTCGCTCATAAGGTGCATACGTCTAAACGAAGCAAGAAAATTAATTGAAACAAACGTCGTAACTGGTGGAATGGTACCTAAAACCAACTGTTGCATTAGAGCGTTAGCTCAAGGAGTCTCTGCTGCACATATTATTGATGGTCGAATCCCCCATGCTTTATTGCTTGAAATATTTACAGATGCTGGTATAGGAACAATGATTACTGGTAGGGGGTGA
- a CDS encoding single-stranded DNA-binding protein: MNHCLLEAVVRQAPTIRYTQGNTTPIAEMEVSFNGLRADDPQGFIKVIGWGNLAQELQNNIHVGQKLVLEGRLRMNTIPRQDGTKEKKAEFTLARFHSISEQSNTRDSSPLNTPEVQSKAAANSPSDGQPSTSWDSSPLIPDTDEIPF, translated from the coding sequence ATGAATCACTGCTTACTCGAAGCTGTTGTGAGGCAAGCTCCAACAATTCGTTACACCCAAGGGAACACCACTCCCATAGCAGAAATGGAAGTTAGTTTTAACGGTCTTAGAGCGGATGACCCTCAAGGCTTTATAAAAGTAATTGGATGGGGGAACTTGGCACAAGAATTACAAAATAATATTCATGTTGGTCAGAAACTTGTTTTAGAAGGGCGCCTGAGAATGAATACAATCCCCCGACAAGATGGAACAAAAGAAAAGAAGGCAGAATTCACTCTCGCTAGGTTTCATAGCATTTCAGAGCAATCCAACACTAGAGACTCTTCTCCCCTGAACACACCAGAAGTTCAGAGCAAAGCAGCAGCGAACTCACCAAGCGATGGTCAACCATCTACAAGTTGGGACAGCTCGCCTTTAATTCCCGACACAGATGAAATACCTTTCTAA
- the psb27 gene encoding photosystem II protein Psb27: protein MNPIFHKLKAKLIKTVSAICLSLLLIFAPFGQVAQAGKALMTGDFVQDTISVAENLKSTVDIPDDSADRSTAKDEALELITAYISRYRNRPQVNGTTSFTTMQTALNAMAGHYKTFKDRPIPEKLKARLNKELSRAEKIVQKEV from the coding sequence ATGAATCCTATCTTTCATAAACTTAAGGCAAAACTGATCAAAACAGTTTCAGCAATTTGTTTAAGCCTTTTACTAATCTTTGCTCCTTTCGGTCAAGTTGCTCAAGCAGGTAAAGCTCTTATGACTGGGGATTTTGTGCAAGACACTATTTCTGTTGCAGAAAATCTAAAAAGTACTGTAGACATTCCAGATGATTCTGCCGATCGTTCCACTGCAAAAGACGAAGCCTTGGAACTTATAACAGCTTATATCTCAAGGTATAGAAACAGGCCTCAAGTAAATGGGACAACCTCTTTTACAACGATGCAAACAGCCTTAAATGCAATGGCTGGTCATTACAAAACATTTAAAGATCGTCCTATACCCGAAAAACTCAAAGCCAGACTAAATAAAGAACTATCAAGAGCAGAAAAAATCGTTCAAAAAGAAGTCTAA
- a CDS encoding adenylosuccinate synthase: protein MANVVVIGAQWGDEGKGKITDLLSRSADVVVRYQGGVNAGHTIVVDEKVLKLHLIPSGILYPETICLIGSGTVVDPKVMLREIEMLIENDINISDLQLASTAHVTMPYHRLIDQAMENNRGHQKIGTTGRGIGPTYSDKAQRNGIRVGDLLDEKKLRERLRIPLEEKNNVLQKVFGEKPLEEEKIIKEYLEYGDRLRPHVVDCTRVIHQAARNKKNILFEGAQGTLLDLDHGTYPFVTSSNPVSGGACIGAGVGPTLIDRVIGVAKAYTTRVGEGPFPTELQGSINDQLCDRGGEYGTTTGRRRRCGWFDGVIGKYAVQVNGLDCLAITKLDVLDELEEIKVCIAYQLDNERIEHFPSSSEDFSRCKPIFKTLQGWQSSTANCRRLEDLPPSAMAYLRFLAELMEVPIAIVSLGASRDQTIVVEDPIHGPKRALLNI from the coding sequence TTGGCAAACGTAGTAGTCATAGGTGCTCAGTGGGGTGATGAAGGCAAAGGTAAAATCACTGACTTACTAAGCAGGTCAGCTGATGTAGTAGTGAGGTATCAAGGTGGAGTAAATGCTGGTCATACAATCGTTGTAGATGAAAAAGTTCTCAAACTTCATTTGATCCCTTCAGGCATTTTGTACCCTGAGACCATATGTCTAATTGGGTCTGGAACGGTAGTAGATCCAAAAGTAATGCTTCGAGAGATTGAGATGCTAATTGAAAATGATATTAATATTTCCGACTTACAGCTAGCCTCAACTGCTCATGTAACGATGCCTTACCACCGTTTGATTGATCAAGCGATGGAAAACAATAGGGGGCATCAAAAGATCGGGACAACTGGGAGAGGGATTGGGCCAACCTATTCTGATAAGGCACAAAGGAATGGAATAAGAGTTGGCGATCTTCTAGATGAGAAAAAGCTCAGAGAAAGATTGCGCATACCTCTTGAAGAAAAGAATAATGTTCTGCAAAAGGTATTTGGCGAAAAGCCTTTAGAAGAGGAAAAAATAATTAAAGAATATCTTGAGTACGGTGATCGCTTAAGACCGCATGTTGTTGATTGCACAAGAGTCATTCATCAAGCTGCAAGAAATAAAAAAAATATCCTTTTTGAAGGAGCTCAGGGGACACTTCTAGACCTTGATCATGGAACATATCCCTTCGTAACATCATCTAATCCTGTATCAGGGGGGGCATGCATAGGAGCAGGAGTAGGTCCAACGCTTATAGATAGGGTAATTGGAGTAGCTAAAGCATATACAACAAGAGTAGGAGAAGGCCCTTTCCCTACTGAATTGCAAGGCAGCATTAATGATCAGTTGTGTGACAGAGGAGGAGAGTATGGAACAACCACTGGAAGGAGAAGACGATGCGGATGGTTTGATGGGGTTATAGGTAAATATGCAGTACAGGTAAATGGATTGGATTGCCTAGCAATTACGAAATTGGATGTCCTCGATGAGCTTGAAGAGATAAAAGTTTGCATTGCATATCAATTAGATAATGAAAGAATTGAACATTTCCCAAGTAGCTCAGAAGATTTCAGCAGATGCAAACCAATATTCAAGACACTGCAAGGATGGCAATCATCAACTGCTAATTGCAGAAGGTTGGAAGATCTACCTCCTTCAGCAATGGCTTACCTAAGATTCCTAGCAGAACTTATGGAAGTGCCAATAGCCATTGTTTCACTAGGTGCTAGTAGAGATCAAACTATTGTTGTTGAAGATCCTATTCATGGCCCTAAGCGTGCTTTATTAAATATTTAA
- a CDS encoding precorrin-6A/cobalt-precorrin-6A reductase gives MHSRKNCHLHIWLLTGTQEGPELAKAFIDRGCKVSVSVVSYEASLSYFGLGLESLWVGSLKGVEEISLVLSNAQENHNGFDYVIDATHPFARIISSDLRKACLIFGQIIIRYERYCENLPGANFIRNFHDLSSFNLKGKKLLLAIGSKYLSECLNEIHDIGAIPFARVLPRVSSFAKALSCKIPEENLAILQPLTSSPEGAIEKALCRSWNINGVICRESGGGTQRLWQSICKAQNIKLWLISRPTAPEGILVADTLVKLLQYIGL, from the coding sequence ATGCACAGTAGAAAAAATTGCCACCTACATATTTGGTTGTTAACCGGCACGCAGGAAGGACCAGAGCTGGCAAAAGCCTTTATAGACAGAGGGTGCAAAGTTAGCGTCAGTGTTGTTTCTTATGAGGCTTCTTTGTCATACTTTGGCTTGGGTTTGGAGTCTTTATGGGTTGGTTCTTTGAAAGGAGTTGAAGAAATTTCTTTGGTTTTAAGCAATGCTCAGGAAAATCACAATGGATTTGACTATGTTATTGATGCAACACACCCTTTCGCAAGAATAATAAGCTCTGATTTGAGAAAAGCTTGTTTAATATTTGGCCAAATCATTATTAGATATGAACGTTATTGTGAGAACCTACCTGGGGCTAACTTCATAAGAAATTTTCATGATCTTTCAAGTTTTAACTTGAAAGGCAAAAAATTACTTTTAGCTATAGGTTCAAAATATTTATCAGAATGTTTAAATGAAATCCATGATATTGGTGCAATTCCATTTGCAAGAGTTTTGCCTCGAGTTTCTAGTTTCGCCAAAGCATTATCTTGCAAAATACCTGAAGAAAACTTAGCAATTTTACAACCTTTGACTTCTTCGCCTGAAGGTGCAATAGAGAAAGCACTCTGTAGAAGCTGGAATATAAATGGGGTTATTTGTAGAGAATCAGGAGGTGGAACTCAAAGATTATGGCAGTCCATCTGTAAAGCGCAAAATATCAAGCTCTGGCTTATATCAAGGCCCACTGCGCCTGAAGGTATTTTAGTGGCTGATACCCTGGTAAAATTATTGCAATATATAGGGCTTTAA
- a CDS encoding resolvase, with protein MFNGAVDINQSQASGINPDLKSVISNGDSLVGIDEVQKSLNRSRASVYRYTNTDSRNLNPPFNPRKLNPEFRSDQKDPLLFHPNEVARFAKDILRIKEVTVEVLNSPSTATQNVLGSILEELKLIRMHLETKSNSAEGFANKQNNKDWPAA; from the coding sequence ATGTTTAATGGGGCAGTGGATATAAATCAATCTCAAGCATCCGGTATTAACCCAGACCTTAAATCTGTTATCTCTAATGGTGATTCTTTGGTTGGTATAGACGAAGTTCAGAAGTCACTGAATCGATCTAGAGCTTCTGTTTATAGGTATACCAATACTGACAGCAGGAATCTCAATCCTCCATTCAATCCGAGGAAGCTTAATCCTGAATTTAGAAGTGATCAAAAGGACCCTCTTTTGTTTCACCCAAATGAGGTGGCAAGATTTGCTAAAGATATTCTTAGAATTAAAGAGGTCACAGTTGAAGTATTAAATTCACCTTCTACTGCTACTCAAAACGTATTGGGTTCTATCCTTGAGGAGTTGAAACTCATAAGGATGCACCTTGAAACTAAGTCAAATTCAGCAGAAGGTTTTGCAAATAAACAAAATAACAAAGACTGGCCAGCAGCATAG
- a CDS encoding DUF3153 domain-containing protein, whose product MQVSESLNSAEIALAKGEYRQCLALLNKLDKVNNLTLEIEGKVKLLMITAYMGQGDEKEAIALCQNLLSHSDISIRQNAKHLLSILTAPTLIRPDNWSVKVPNLKLEPITKTSQGRKKIIKKKDVQLPPTGPTQPLKAGFTLLVIGILLGITIILSGCVRYTTEIKLMGPDKLTMNVNVDSNSNKLIPWQYQFQNSLNTTIPKINILTTEDGKQVFNTPSLSSIEANALLKQTIDSALEVTGIKVEPPDMNLNQTNFLIGYKQLFKLKVDLRDLPQIPGLKLSLVVKPAPSKLGIKAFPQPAITKSSSVNWELKEGLLNELELKYWRWSKLGLGVASVILALTLVIVLQNLKVKMGYGFPELPP is encoded by the coding sequence TTGCAGGTCTCTGAAAGTTTAAATAGTGCTGAGATTGCGCTGGCGAAAGGCGAATATAGGCAGTGTCTTGCGTTACTTAACAAATTAGACAAAGTAAATAATCTAACTCTTGAGATTGAAGGGAAGGTCAAACTCTTAATGATTACTGCTTATATGGGGCAAGGTGATGAAAAAGAAGCTATTGCACTATGTCAAAATCTTCTAAGTCATAGTGATATAAGCATTCGTCAGAATGCAAAACACCTTCTTTCCATACTGACAGCTCCCACACTTATAAGACCAGATAATTGGTCTGTTAAAGTCCCAAATTTAAAGCTCGAGCCCATAACAAAAACAAGCCAAGGGCGCAAAAAAATTATCAAAAAAAAGGACGTGCAATTACCACCTACAGGTCCAACACAACCATTAAAAGCAGGTTTTACATTACTAGTTATAGGTATCCTATTAGGGATAACTATTATTTTGAGTGGGTGTGTGCGGTATACCACTGAAATCAAACTAATGGGACCGGACAAGCTAACAATGAATGTAAATGTAGACAGCAACTCGAACAAACTAATACCATGGCAATATCAATTCCAAAATTCATTAAATACAACAATCCCAAAAATAAATATCTTAACAACAGAAGATGGTAAACAAGTATTTAATACTCCCTCTCTTAGCTCTATAGAAGCTAATGCATTGCTAAAGCAAACTATAGATTCCGCATTAGAAGTGACAGGTATTAAAGTTGAACCTCCAGACATGAACTTGAATCAAACAAACTTTTTAATTGGCTATAAACAGTTGTTCAAGTTAAAAGTAGACCTTAGAGATCTTCCTCAAATACCTGGGTTAAAACTGTCACTTGTAGTAAAGCCAGCTCCAAGCAAATTAGGAATAAAAGCGTTCCCTCAACCTGCTATTACAAAAAGTTCAAGTGTTAATTGGGAACTAAAGGAAGGTCTCCTTAATGAGCTTGAACTGAAGTACTGGAGATGGAGCAAGCTTGGATTAGGAGTCGCTTCTGTGATATTGGCTTTAACCTTGGTAATTGTCCTGCAGAACCTTAAAGTAAAAATGGGCTACGGATTTCCCGAACTGCCTCCTTAA
- a CDS encoding inorganic diphosphatase, translating to MDLSPLPPSPSQGLVNLIVEIPAGSRNKYEYFSKAGVMALDRVLHSSVRYPFDYGFVPNTLAEDGAPLDAMVIMEEPTFAGCLIQARPIGVLDMHDSGAYDGKLLCIPTADPRQNGINSIKQISPSQLEDVAEFFRTYKSLEGRVVVIDGWRDFDAVADLLQTCIDANNQSHK from the coding sequence ATGGATCTAAGTCCTCTTCCTCCATCTCCTTCGCAAGGTTTAGTTAACCTTATTGTTGAAATACCAGCAGGGAGTAGAAACAAGTATGAATACTTTTCCAAAGCAGGAGTAATGGCTTTGGATAGAGTTTTGCATTCGTCTGTTAGATACCCCTTTGACTATGGTTTTGTCCCTAACACTCTTGCTGAAGATGGAGCACCTTTAGATGCAATGGTAATAATGGAGGAGCCAACATTTGCGGGTTGTCTTATCCAGGCGAGGCCAATAGGGGTACTTGATATGCATGATTCAGGTGCATATGACGGTAAATTATTGTGCATACCAACGGCAGATCCACGTCAAAATGGTATTAACAGCATTAAGCAAATTTCTCCTAGCCAGCTTGAAGATGTAGCAGAGTTCTTTAGAACATATAAGAGTTTAGAAGGCAGAGTTGTTGTTATAGATGGCTGGAGGGATTTTGATGCTGTGGCAGATTTACTACAAACATGTATTGATGCGAATAATCAATCCCATAAATAA
- a CDS encoding Spx/MgsR family RNA polymerase-binding regulatory protein: MIKKVTIYSYSMCGTCRKALKWLNDNKIEYELLDITKEVPSKELILSAIEQLGDRKYLFNTSGKSYRSLGSNVVKAMTKDESLKALCNDGKLIKRPFLVDSNKHILIGFNELKWSDHFLR; encoded by the coding sequence ATGATCAAAAAAGTTACTATATATAGTTATTCTATGTGTGGAACTTGTAGGAAGGCTTTGAAATGGTTGAACGATAACAAGATCGAATATGAATTATTGGATATTACAAAAGAAGTTCCTTCTAAAGAACTTATTTTAAGTGCTATAGAACAATTGGGAGATAGGAAGTATCTTTTTAATACTAGTGGTAAGAGTTACAGATCCTTGGGCTCAAATGTTGTTAAAGCAATGACAAAGGATGAATCATTGAAAGCTCTTTGTAATGATGGAAAGCTTATTAAAAGACCCTTTTTGGTTGATAGTAATAAACATATATTAATTGGGTTTAACGAGCTTAAATGGAGCGATCATTTTTTGAGATAG
- the cutA gene encoding divalent-cation tolerance protein CutA, with product MSKSIKRKNCVLVLTTEKNNDSANYLANRLLVKKYAACITLRKIKSMYWWDGSIEESKEVQLMIKTNHNKLDLLLKEIKKLHSYLKPEIVFWDADCSKAYGDWLQHAIMT from the coding sequence ATGTCTAAATCTATAAAGCGTAAAAACTGTGTCTTGGTTCTAACTACAGAAAAGAATAATGATAGTGCTAATTATTTAGCTAATAGGCTGCTAGTTAAGAAATATGCAGCGTGCATTACTTTACGCAAAATTAAATCTATGTATTGGTGGGATGGTTCAATTGAAGAGAGTAAAGAGGTTCAACTTATGATAAAAACTAATCACAATAAATTGGATTTACTTTTAAAAGAAATAAAAAAATTACATTCATATTTAAAACCCGAGATAGTTTTTTGGGATGCGGATTGCAGTAAAGCATATGGGGATTGGCTGCAGCATGCAATTATGACTTAA